In Comamonas koreensis, the genomic stretch CCGGGCTTTGCCATCAGCGCCTGCGGCGGCCCCACCCGGGCCGATACCGTGGCTGGCGGTCTGCGCAGCCTGCTGGGTGATTCGGGCCTGGGGGCCCAGCCCCATGACTGGGTGCTGGTGCATGATGCGGCGCGCTGCCTGATCAAGCCCGGCCAGATCGAGCAGCTGATGCAGGAATGTGCGGCCGATACGGTGGGGGGCCTGTTGGCACTGCCATTGCCCGATACACTCAAGGCCGCTGCCACCGATGCCCATGGCCAAAGCCGCGTCAGCAGCACCTTGCCCCGGGTGGACAAGTGGCTGGCGCAGACGCCGCAGATGTTCCGCATCGGTACGCTGCTCGAAGCGCTGGAGCGCTGTAACGATGTGACCGACGAAGCCAGTGCCATCGAGGCGCTGGGCTTGCAGCCCCGGCTGGTGCCGGGCAGCAGCTTTAACTTCAAGGTCACCTTCCCCGATGACTTTGCGCTGGCCGAGGCCTTGCTGCTGCAGCGCATGGCCAGCGGCGACAGCCAGGTGGCGGCACTTTTTGATTGAATCCCCGGCGACGCGCTGCACAGCCTCGGCTCCTTAGGCGGGCCTGTGGTGGCTCGCGTTGGGGTACGGATGTAAACGGACGAGATAAGGGATACACATGCTGCAAATGCGCATTGGTGAGGGTTGGGATATTCATGCGCTGGTGCCCGGCCGGGACCTGATTTTGGGCGGCATCCAGGTGCCGCACACCACCGGCCTGCTGGGCCATTCGGATGCCGATGTGCTGCTGCATGCGATCACCGATGCCTTGGTGGGCGCCGCTGGCATGGGCGATATCGGATCGCACTTTCCCGATACCGATGCCGCTTTCCGGGGTGCCGATTCGGCCGTGTTGCTGGCCGAGGCCATGCGCCGTGTGGCGGCCCAAGGCTGGCAGGTCAACAACGTGGATAGCACCGTCATTGCCCAGGCGCCCAAGCTGGCGCCGCATATTCCTGCGATGCGGGCCACTATTGCCAAGACCTTGGGCATTGATGAAACCCAGGTCAATGTGAAGGCCAAAACGGCCGAGAAGATGGGCCCGGTAGGCCAGGGTGCGGCGATGGAAGCCCGTGCGGTGGTGCTGCTGGTGCGGGCTGGCGAGCAGGCCTAAGTCAAGCGCTGGCAAGAAAGGATGACGGCCCGCGAGAGGCGGTCATCCTTTCTTGCCGTGAGGCACCAGCTCAGGTCTCTTCGTACTGCGCCAACACCTGCGCCCCAGTGAGCTTGGGGGTGTCATTGGCCAGGTCGTAATAGGCAGGCTTTTCGTCAATGAAGATCTGCGAGGCCAGCCGCATTCCGTCCTCGTCCTGGAACAGGCCAGCCGACAGAAAATGCTCGTTGGTGGCCAGCAGGCGGTAGAACAAATGCGTGCCGCAATGGCTGCAAAAGGCGCGCTCGGCCCAGGGGGAGGAGGCATAGCGGGTGACGGGGCCCGTCAACTCCACCTCGGTGCCGCCATGCAAGGTGAAGGCGGGGCCCTCGCCCCAGCGCCTGCACATGCTGCAATGGCATACATGGACATCTTGGACAGTCGGGGCAGTCACATGGACCGCACCGCAAAGGCACTGGGCTTGCATGTCAACTCCTAGGCGGGCAACGGGGTGCCTGCATTCTATGCACAGACGTGGCTTTGTGCCAGCGGCGCGTGCCGCTGGCAGGCGAGGGGGCTTATTGCAGATCGGCCAGGTTGGTAGGGGCTCCCGGCAGGTGCCGCTTGATCTGTGGGCGCAGCAGGCGGCGCTTGGGCTCCTTGCCGATGGCCTGGTCGGGCGCGCGGCGCAGGTAGATGCTGGTGACCAGGCCCGTGCTGCCATCCGAGGCATTGACCATGCTCAAGCGCCCGCCCATGCGCTGCACGGTTTTCTCGACGATCGATAGACCCAGGCCCGCACCAGCGGCTGCCGTGCGGGCTGTGTCACCCCGGTAAAACGGCTTGGTCAGGCTGCTCAGCTGGTCCTTGGAGACGCCCGGGCCATGGTCGCGCATGCGGATGGTGACGGTGCTTTCGCTGAACTTGACGGTGATGTCCACGCGGGTGTGCGAGGCGCCTGGCGTCTTGCCATAGCGGCGGGCGTTTTCCAGCACGTTGGACAGCACGCGCGAGAGCTCGATCTCATCGGCATTGACCATCAGCTCTTCGGGCACCTTCATGTGCACCTGCAGCTCCTGGTGGTCCTGCACGGCGTAGACGCAGGAGGACACGACGCCGTAAACATTGACCGGCGCGAGCTTGGCGGCATGGTCGGGGCGGGCGTAATCGAGGAACTTGTCGATGGTGGCATCGAGCTGCACGATGTCGGCCACCATGTGCTCGCGCGCGACCTGGTCGAACACGCTCATCTCGGTCTCCAGCCGCAGGCGGGCCAGCGGCGTGCGCAAGTCGTGCGAGATGCCGGCCAGCATGACCGCGCGGTCTTGCTCGAGCTTGGACAGGCGCTCGCTCATGCGGTTGAAGCCGATGTTCACTTCACGGATTTCGCTGGTGACGGCATCTTCGTCGAGTTGCGCGGCAAAGTCGCCTTCGCGCAGCCGGTTGGTGGCGCTGGACAGCTGCTTGAGTGGCCGGTTGATAAGGCCTGCGATCACCGCTGCACCAGCGAGCGACAGCGCTGCGGCCGTCAGCACCCACACCAGCCAGGTCTTGCCGCCAGCCGGGTTGAAGCGCGAGGGCTCGATCAGGAACCAGTTCTGGTCACCATCGATAGTGAAGCCCACCCACAGGCCTTCTTCGCCATTGACGCTGCTGGCCACGATGGTGCTGGGGCCCAGGCGTTTGGTCACTTCCTGCGTCAGGCGCGCGCCCAGCGGGGTGGAGTTGTCGATGGACTCGTACACATCCTTGGGCTCACGCGGCACAATGCGCACGCCTTCCTGGTCGGCCATGGTCTTGACGAGGGAGACGCGGGCGATGGCATCGGAGTGCATCAGCGCCGCACGGCTGAGGTTTACCAGCGAGGCGATCTGCTGGGCCGTCTGGATGGCGCGGGGTTCGGTCTCGAGCGAGCGCAGGGTCTGCACCCAGGCCAGGATGCTGCCGGTCAGCAAGATGGCGAGCAAAAAGAAAGTGCGCCAAAAAAGATTGAGGCCGACGCGGGTGCGCTTGTTGCTGTGCGCGGCCGCTGCGGCGCTGCCATCCAGAGGGGCCAGACCGGATTGGTCGGCGTCGTTAACAGGGGTGGGAGCCATGGCCGTGTGCGTGTAGAAAAGTCGGGTCAATAAAGGCCGGAAGTGCCTGTACATTCTCGCTGTAAAGCGGGCGGGACACCATGCTGTGCCCGGCAGTGGGGGTATAAAAAAACCGCCCCGCAGCCAAGCTGGGGCGGTTTTTGGGGCGCCAGGCTCAACAATCAGTTGGCGCCATCGGGTACGAACACATAGCCCACGCCCCAGACGGTCTGGATATAGCGAGGAGCTGCCGGGTCGACCTCGACGAGCTTGCGCAGGCGTGAAACCTGCACGTCCAGACTGCGGTCGAAGGGCTCGAACTCGCGGCCGCGCGCGAGCAGGGCCAGCTTTTCACGCGACAGCGGCTGGCGTGGGTGGCGCACCAGGGTCTTGAGCATCGCGAATTCGCCAGTGGTCAGGGGAAGCTCTTCGCCGTCCTTGGTCAGCACGCGGGTGCTCATGTCAAAGGTGAAGGGGCCGAAGTTGACCACCTCGTTCTCGCCCGATGGCGCGCCCGGCGCTTCTTGCGGTGGGCGGCGGCGCAGCACGGCGTGGATACGGGCCAGCAGTTCGCGCGGGTTAAAGGGCTTGCCGATGTAGTCATCGGCGCCGACTTCCAGACCCACGATGCGGTCCACGTCCTCACCCTTCGCGGTCAGCATGATGATGGGGGTGCGGTCGTTGCTGGCGCGCAGGCGGCGGCAGATGGACAGTCCGTCTTCACCGGGCATCATCAAATCGAGCACGATCAGATCCACGGTCTCACGCAGCAAGATGCGCTGCAGGCCCTTGCCATCCTCGGCAATCATGACTTCAAAGCCTTCATGCGACAGATAGCGGCGCAGCAGATCGCGAATTCGTGCGTCATCATCAACGACCAAGATTTTGTCGACGCGATTGGTTGCTGTAACCATGGGTGGAATCCTCCGGTTGATATGTAACTTTTACATTTTGACCGGTTTTTGCGAAAAATGCGCAACTGGCATCGCTTTTTTGACCCATGGTTACAAAGTTTGCGTTACATATGCAGTTTGGGAGGACGGTTCTTACGCCAAAAATCGACTTTTTCCTGCATTTTTTGCTGAGATTGCCTCTTTTATGGAAGGAGGAATGCTGTTTTTCAAAAATGTTTCATATCTATGCGTTTAATGCATTGGTGGCTTAGGGCCTGAAAAAAGGCGCTTTCGCGCCTTGTTGTGGCTGGGCTGGGCCGCCCAGACTGGAGATTATTGCGCTACCCAGCCGCCATCCATGTTCCAGGCCACGCCGCGCACATTGTTGGCGGCCGGTGAGCAGAAGAACACGGCCAGCTCGCCCAGCTCTTCGGGCGTGGTGAACTGCATCGAGGGCTCCTTCTCGCCCAGCAGCAGCTTTTTGGCCTCTTCATTGCTGACACCCATTTGGGCAGCTTTGGCATCGACCTGCTTTTGGACCAGGGGCGTGAGCACCCAGCCCGGGCAGATGGCGTTGCAGGTGATGCCGCTGGCGGCGTTCTCCAGCGCGGTCACCTTGGTGAGGCCCACAATGCCGTGCTTGGCGGCGACATAGGCGGATTTGCCGGCCGAGCCGACCAGGCCATGGACCGAGGCGATATTGATGATGCGGCCCCAGCCCGACTTTTGCATGGGCGGCAATGCCAGCCGGCTGGTGTGGAAGGCGCTGGTGAGGTTGATGGCGATGATGGCATCCCAGCGCTCGACCGGAAAGTCCTGTACGTTGGATACATGCTGGATGCCGGCGTTGTTGATCAGGATGTCCACCCGGCCAAAGGTCTGCGTCGCATAGGCAAACATGGCCTCGATGTCGGCAGCCTTGCTCATGTCGGCGCCGTGGTAGCCCACCCGAGCGCCGGAGCCGCTGCTGGTGATCACGTCCTGCACTTCCTTGATGGGCCCTTCTGCGTCGCCAAAGCCATTCAAGATGATGTTGGCGCCCTGGCGCGCCAGCGCCTTGGCAATCCCCAATCCGATACCGCTCGTCGATCCGGTGACGAGCGCTGTTTTTGCTTTCAACATCCAATATCTCCAGTTACTCGGTTAGTATTCATGCAAACGCATGCATCCATCCTAAGGCAAACCCCAGCCACGGTTCGCCCGGTAGCGCTGCGTTCTTCTATATAAGAGGGGCCATGTACCAAGATCCACGCTTGCAGTATGTCACCTGTGCGGTGGCGGGGAATACGGACACGGGTCGCCAGGGTGCCACGCACCGGATGGCCTATTGGGAGTGGAACGATACGGGCGATCTGCATCACCCGCATGTGATCGTCTGCGCCCATGGCCTGACCCGGCAAGGGCGTGATTTTGATGTGCTGGCGCGGCAGCTGTCGCTGCAGGCGCGGGTGATCTGCCCGGATGTGGTGGGCCGCGGCTACAGCGATTGGCTGGAAGACCCGGCCGGCTACCAGGTCCCCTTGTATGTGGCCGATATGCTGGCCTTGCTCCAGCAGGTGCACGGCGCAGCGCCCATTGGCAAGCTCGATTGGGTGGGCACCAGCATGGGTGGCCTCATCGGCATTGGCCTGGCCGGTGAGCCCAGCATCCGGCCCCTGATGCCCGCACCCATCCGCCGCCTGGTGCTCAATGATGTGGGGCCGACCATCGAGGCCTCTGCGCTGGCACGCATTGGCAGCTATGTGGGCCAGCACATGCTGTATGGCTCCGAGCAAGAGGCGGTTGCGTCCATGGGCCAGCTCTCCAAGGGTTTTGGCCCGCACAGCGATGAGGAATGGCTGGCGCTGTCGCGCCCGATGCTGCGGCCCGAAGCTGGCGGCAGTGTGCGCCTGCATTACGACCCGGCCATTGCGCAGCCCATGCAGGCGATGACCCCAGAGATGGCTGCCGCCGGAGAGCAACTGCTGTGGCACCTCTACGACCAGATCGAGGCTGTGACCTTGGTGCTGCGGGGTGCAGATTCAGACTTGCTTTCTGCGAAAACGGCCCAATCTATGGCGGAACGCGGCCCCAAGGCGCGGGTGGTGGAGTTCCCCGGTGTCGGCCATGCGCCCACCTTGGTATCTTTTGATCAAACGGCTGCCGTGCTGGCTTTTTTATGCGGTGCGTAGCGCACGCCCCGGAGGGGGTGTGATGGTGGTGACAACATGAAAAGTCTTACGGCAGTCGCTCAGCCCGCGCCAGGCGCGGAATATCTTCCCCCGGAGCCCGTCTCCCCGCTGGTGGCTGCCACTGCCAATGCCTTGCCGATGCAAGACAACGTGCTGGCCCGGGCGCGCGCTTTTTCCGTACCGCTGATCGCCGAGGAAACCCTGGATACGGGCGAGAACGCACTGCAGCACGCTGATGCCGTCGCTGCCATCCTCAAGCACATTGGTGGCTCCGAAGCGATGCAGGCGGCTGCCTACCTGGTACACACCAGTGAGCAGCTGAACAAGCCGCGCGAAGTCATCGGCAAAGCCTTTGGCGAGAGCTATGCGGTGCTGGCGGTGGAGACCGTGGCGCTGATGAAGGTGCAGGCGCAGGCGCGCCAAGCCGATGCCGGCCACCTGGTCGATGACCCGGCTACGCAGACCGAGAACATCCGCAAGATGCTGCTGGCGTTCTCGCGCGACTTGCGCGTGGTGATGCTGCGCCTGACATCACGCCTGCAAACCTTGCGCTGGTATGCGGCCACCAAGGGGCCGGTGTCGCCCGCGGTGGCGCGCGAGAGCCTGCAGGTTTTTGCGCCGCTGGCCAACCGCTTGGGTATCTGGCAGATCAAGTGGGAGCTCGAGGACCTGGCTTTCCGCTTTCTGGAGCCCGATACCTATAAGAAGATCGCCAAGCTGCTCGATGAGACCCGGGTCGAGCGTGAGCTCTATATGGTGGGCCTGCGCGAGCGGCTCGAATCCGACCTGCGCGCGCACAGCATCAGCGCGACAGTCGCTGGCCGCCCCAAGCATATCTACAGCATCATCAAGAAGATGCGCGGCAAGTCGCTGGGCTTTGACCAGCTCTTCGATATCCGTGCGCTGCGCGTGGTGGTGCCCACGGTCAAGGACTGCTATGCAGCCTTGTCCTTCGTGCACGAGGCCTTCAGCCCGGTGGAGTCGGAGTTTGACGACTACATCGCCCGGCCCAAACCCAATGGCTACCAGTCGCTGCACACGGTGGTGCGGGACGAGCACGGCAAGGCCATCGAGATTCAGATCCGCACCCAGGCCATGCACGACCATGCCGAAAACGGTGTGGCCGCCCACTGGGCCTACAAGGAAGCGGGCACCAAGGGCTATGCCGGCGTATCTGCCACCAGTGATTACGACGCCAAGATTGCGGTGCTGCGCCAGCTGCTGGCCTGGCGCAAGGACATGGTCGGCCAGACCCAGGACAGTGGCCTGTTTGACGACCATATCTATGTGCTGACGCCCAATGCCGCCGTCATTGAGCTGCCCCAGGGCGCTACACCGGTGGACTTTGCCTATTCGGTGCACACCGATCTGGGCCACCGCTGCCGGGGTGCCAAGGTCGATGGGCAGATGGTGCCACTCAACACACCGCTGCAAAACGGGCAGACGGTGGAGGTCGTCTCCGTCAAGGAAGGGCGGCCATCGCGCGACTGGCTCAATGCCGAGCTGGGCTACCTGGTCAGCTCGCGCGCCAAGGCCAAGGTGCGCGCCTGGTTCAATGCCCAGGTCATGCACGAGACGGTGAGCCGGGGCCGCGAACTGGTCGAGAAACTCCTGCAGCGCGAAGGCAAGACGGCGCTCAAGCACGATGACCTGGCCGACCAGCTGGGCTTCAAGACCGCAGAGGCACTGTTTGAGGTGGTGGGCAAGGACGAGTTGTCGCTGCGCACCATTGAGAACATCCTGCGCCCCCCGGAGCCCCTGCAGGCCGATGATGAAATGGTGCTGAGCCGCCCGCGCAAGGCCACCGAGGGCTCGGGCAAGGGCGGCGTGCTGGTGGTGGGCGTTGATTCGCTGATGACCCAACTGGCCAAATGCTGCAAGCCCGCACCGCCCGATCGCATCGGGGGCTTTGTGACGCGGGGCAAGGGAGTGAGCGTGCACCGCCACGACTGCAGCAACTTCCGCGAGATGTGCGCCCGCAATCCCGAGCGCAGCATTGATGTGGAGTGGGGCCTGCCCACCCATGGCCAGCGCTCGACCGAAGCGGTCTACCCCGTCGATGTGGCCGTGGAGGCCCACGACCGCCAGGGCCTGCTGCGTGACATCTCTGAGCTGTTCGCGCGTGACAAGACCAATGTGATCGGTGTGCAGACCCAGT encodes the following:
- a CDS encoding IspD/TarI family cytidylyltransferase; this translates as MRQEVVAKFWAFLPCAGVGARAVDAARPAHLPKQYQQVAGWPLVLHTLAAFMAAKPLSGVLVGVSAGDDFLQRYQRPGFAISACGGPTRADTVAGGLRSLLGDSGLGAQPHDWVLVHDAARCLIKPGQIEQLMQECAADTVGGLLALPLPDTLKAAATDAHGQSRVSSTLPRVDKWLAQTPQMFRIGTLLEALERCNDVTDEASAIEALGLQPRLVPGSSFNFKVTFPDDFALAEALLLQRMASGDSQVAALFD
- the ispF gene encoding 2-C-methyl-D-erythritol 2,4-cyclodiphosphate synthase — encoded protein: MRIGEGWDIHALVPGRDLILGGIQVPHTTGLLGHSDADVLLHAITDALVGAAGMGDIGSHFPDTDAAFRGADSAVLLAEAMRRVAAQGWQVNNVDSTVIAQAPKLAPHIPAMRATIAKTLGIDETQVNVKAKTAEKMGPVGQGAAMEARAVVLLVRAGEQA
- a CDS encoding GFA family protein, with product MQAQCLCGAVHVTAPTVQDVHVCHCSMCRRWGEGPAFTLHGGTEVELTGPVTRYASSPWAERAFCSHCGTHLFYRLLATNEHFLSAGLFQDEDGMRLASQIFIDEKPAYYDLANDTPKLTGAQVLAQYEET
- a CDS encoding sensor histidine kinase, which produces MAPTPVNDADQSGLAPLDGSAAAAAHSNKRTRVGLNLFWRTFFLLAILLTGSILAWVQTLRSLETEPRAIQTAQQIASLVNLSRAALMHSDAIARVSLVKTMADQEGVRIVPREPKDVYESIDNSTPLGARLTQEVTKRLGPSTIVASSVNGEEGLWVGFTIDGDQNWFLIEPSRFNPAGGKTWLVWVLTAAALSLAGAAVIAGLINRPLKQLSSATNRLREGDFAAQLDEDAVTSEIREVNIGFNRMSERLSKLEQDRAVMLAGISHDLRTPLARLRLETEMSVFDQVAREHMVADIVQLDATIDKFLDYARPDHAAKLAPVNVYGVVSSCVYAVQDHQELQVHMKVPEELMVNADEIELSRVLSNVLENARRYGKTPGASHTRVDITVKFSESTVTIRMRDHGPGVSKDQLSSLTKPFYRGDTARTAAAGAGLGLSIVEKTVQRMGGRLSMVNASDGSTGLVTSIYLRRAPDQAIGKEPKRRLLRPQIKRHLPGAPTNLADLQ
- the ompR gene encoding two-component system response regulator OmpR, with protein sequence MVTATNRVDKILVVDDDARIRDLLRRYLSHEGFEVMIAEDGKGLQRILLRETVDLIVLDLMMPGEDGLSICRRLRASNDRTPIIMLTAKGEDVDRIVGLEVGADDYIGKPFNPRELLARIHAVLRRRPPQEAPGAPSGENEVVNFGPFTFDMSTRVLTKDGEELPLTTGEFAMLKTLVRHPRQPLSREKLALLARGREFEPFDRSLDVQVSRLRKLVEVDPAAPRYIQTVWGVGYVFVPDGAN
- a CDS encoding 3-hydroxybutyrate dehydrogenase, whose product is MLKAKTALVTGSTSGIGLGIAKALARQGANIILNGFGDAEGPIKEVQDVITSSGSGARVGYHGADMSKAADIEAMFAYATQTFGRVDILINNAGIQHVSNVQDFPVERWDAIIAINLTSAFHTSRLALPPMQKSGWGRIINIASVHGLVGSAGKSAYVAAKHGIVGLTKVTALENAASGITCNAICPGWVLTPLVQKQVDAKAAQMGVSNEEAKKLLLGEKEPSMQFTTPEELGELAVFFCSPAANNVRGVAWNMDGGWVAQ
- a CDS encoding alpha/beta fold hydrolase → MYQDPRLQYVTCAVAGNTDTGRQGATHRMAYWEWNDTGDLHHPHVIVCAHGLTRQGRDFDVLARQLSLQARVICPDVVGRGYSDWLEDPAGYQVPLYVADMLALLQQVHGAAPIGKLDWVGTSMGGLIGIGLAGEPSIRPLMPAPIRRLVLNDVGPTIEASALARIGSYVGQHMLYGSEQEAVASMGQLSKGFGPHSDEEWLALSRPMLRPEAGGSVRLHYDPAIAQPMQAMTPEMAAAGEQLLWHLYDQIEAVTLVLRGADSDLLSAKTAQSMAERGPKARVVEFPGVGHAPTLVSFDQTAAVLAFLCGA
- a CDS encoding RelA/SpoT family protein, producing MKSLTAVAQPAPGAEYLPPEPVSPLVAATANALPMQDNVLARARAFSVPLIAEETLDTGENALQHADAVAAILKHIGGSEAMQAAAYLVHTSEQLNKPREVIGKAFGESYAVLAVETVALMKVQAQARQADAGHLVDDPATQTENIRKMLLAFSRDLRVVMLRLTSRLQTLRWYAATKGPVSPAVARESLQVFAPLANRLGIWQIKWELEDLAFRFLEPDTYKKIAKLLDETRVERELYMVGLRERLESDLRAHSISATVAGRPKHIYSIIKKMRGKSLGFDQLFDIRALRVVVPTVKDCYAALSFVHEAFSPVESEFDDYIARPKPNGYQSLHTVVRDEHGKAIEIQIRTQAMHDHAENGVAAHWAYKEAGTKGYAGVSATSDYDAKIAVLRQLLAWRKDMVGQTQDSGLFDDHIYVLTPNAAVIELPQGATPVDFAYSVHTDLGHRCRGAKVDGQMVPLNTPLQNGQTVEVVSVKEGRPSRDWLNAELGYLVSSRAKAKVRAWFNAQVMHETVSRGRELVEKLLQREGKTALKHDDLADQLGFKTAEALFEVVGKDELSLRTIENILRPPEPLQADDEMVLSRPRKATEGSGKGGVLVVGVDSLMTQLAKCCKPAPPDRIGGFVTRGKGVSVHRHDCSNFREMCARNPERSIDVEWGLPTHGQRSTEAVYPVDVAVEAHDRQGLLRDISELFARDKTNVIGVQTQSVKGTAWMTFTVEVSDSGKLAKVLASVATVSGVRSVRRK